From Mustela erminea isolate mMusErm1 chromosome 1, mMusErm1.Pri, whole genome shotgun sequence, a single genomic window includes:
- the ZBTB47 gene encoding zinc finger and BTB domain-containing protein 47 isoform X1, with amino-acid sequence MLLVEKTTDSPAAEFSLVEDVALHFACLMGRLNEQRLFQPDLCDVDLVLVPQRSVFPAHKGVLAAYSQFFHSLFTQNKQLQRVELSLEALAPGGLQQILNFIYTSKLLVNAANVHEVLSAASLLQMADIAASCQELLDARSLGPPGPSAVALAPPATGGCTPAAPPYYCDIKQEADAPGLPKIYAREGPDPYSVRVEDGAGTAGGPVPATIGPAQPFFKEEKEGGAEEAGGPPGSLCKLEGGEGLEEELGGSGTYSHREQSQIIVEVNLNNQTLHVSTGPEGKPGSTTGPATMVLGREDGLQRHSEDEEEEEEEEEEEEEEEEEEGGGSGGEEEEEEEEEGGSQGEEEEEEEEGHSEPEEEEDEEEEGHSEQDQESSEEEEEEEEGGDTGSRQGPAGRRGSRAEPPPHSRMATRSRENARRRGPPEPEEARPRGGKRPKPAPGGAPAAARGPQATDGLGAKVKLEEKQHHPCQKCPRVFNNRWYLEKHMNVTHSRMQICDQCGKRFLLESELLLHRQTDCERNIQCVTCGKAFKKLWSLHEHNKIVHGYAEKKFSCEICEKKFYTMAHVRKHMVAHTKDMPFTCETCGKSFKRSMSLKVHSLQHSGEKPFRCENCNERFQYKYQLRSHMSIHIGHKQFMCQWCGKDFNMKQYFDEHMKTHTGEKPYICEICGKSFTSRPNMKRHRRTHTGEKPYPCDVCGQRFRFSNMLKAHKEKCFRVSHPLAGDGPPSGPGLAPAQPPTHTLPLLPGLSQTLPPPPHLPPPPPLFSTTATPGGRMSANN; translated from the exons ATG TTGCTGGTTGAGAAGACGACAGACTCACCGGCGGCCGAGTTCTCGCTGGTGGAGGACGTGGCCCTGCACTTTGCCTGCTTGATGGGCCGCCTGAACGAGCAGCGCCTCTTCCAGCCCGACCTCTGCGACGTGGACCTGGTGCTGGTCCCCCAGCGCAGCGTCTTCCCGGCACACAAGGGCGTGCTGGCGGCCTACAGCCAGTTCTTCCACTCGCTCTTCACCCAGAACAAGCAGCTGCAGCGCGTGGAGCTGTCCCTGGAGGCGCTGGCCCCCGGCGGCCTGCAGCAGATCCTCAACTTTATCTACACATCCAAGCTGCTGGTCAACGCCGCCAACGTGCACGAGGTGCTCAGCGCCGCCTCGTTGCTGCAGATGGCCGACATCGCCGCGTCCTGCCAGGAGCTGCTGGACGCCCGCTCCCTGGGTCCCCCGGGCCCCAGCGCCGTGGCCCTGGCCCCGCCGGCCACTGGGGGCTGCACCCCGGCTGCACCCCCCTACTACTGCGACATCAAGCAGGAGGCAGACGCCCCGGGCCTGCCCAAGATCTATGCTCGTGAGGGCCCCGACCCCTACTCCGTGCGTGTTGAGGACGGGGCTGGGACTGCGGGGGGCCCGGTGCCAGCCACTATCGGGCCAGCTCAGCCCTTCttcaaggaggagaaggagggtggTGCCGAGGAGGCTGGTGGGCCCCCAGGCAGCCTCTGCAAgctggagggcggggaggggctggaggaagagcTTGGGGGTTCTGGCACCTACAGCCACCGGGAGCAGTCCCAGATCATCGTGGAGGTGAACCTCAACAACCAGACTCTGCACGTGTCTACGGGGCCTGAGGGCAAGCCCGGCTCCACCACAGGCCCGGCCACCATGGTGCTGGGCCGGGAGGACGGGCTGCAGAGACACTcagaggacgaggaggaggaagaggaggaggaggaggaggaggaagaagaggaggaggaggagggtggtggcagtggaggggaggaagaggaagaggaagaagaggagggtggcagtcagggagaggaagaagaagaggaggaggaagggcacagtgagccagaggaggaagaggatgaggaagaggaagggcacAGTGAGCAGGATCAAGAGagctcagaggaggaggaagaggaggaagaagggggcgacacaggaagcaggcaggggccggcggggcggcggggcagcagggcagagccccctccccacagccgcATGGCCACACGGTCTCGAGAGAACGCCCGACGCCGAGGCCCCCCTGAGCCCGAGGAGGCCAGGCCTCGGGGTGGGAAGAGGCCCAAGCCTGCTCCAGGGGGAGCCCCTGCAGCGGCCCGAGGGCCACAGGCCACTGATGGGCTGGGGGCCAAGGTGAAGCTGGAAGAGAAGCAGCACCACCCGTGTCAGAAGTGCCCTCGAGTCTTCAACAACCGTTGGTACCTGGAGAAGCACATGAACGTGACCCACAGCCGCATGCAGATCTGTGACCAGTGTGGCAAGCGCTTCCTGCTGGAGAGCGAGCTGCTACTGCACCGGCAGACAGACTGTGAGCGCAACATCCAG TGTGTGACGTGTGGCAAAGCTTTTAAAAAGCTCTGGTCTCTCCACGAGCACAACAAGATCGTGCATGGCTATGCAGAGAAGAAGTTCTCATGTGAGATCTGCGAGAAGAAATTCTACACCATGGCCCATGTGCGCAAGCACATGGTTG CCCACACCAAGGACATGCCCTTCACCTGCGAGACCTGTGGGAAGTCCTTCAAACGAAGCATGTCTCTCAAAGTGCACTCACTGCAGCACTCTGGGGAGAAACCCTTCCGGTGCGAG AACTGCAATGAGCGCTTCCAGTACAAGTACCAGCTGCGCTCCCACATGAGCATCCACATCGGCCACAAGCAGTTCATGTGCCAGTGGTGCGGCAAGGACTTCAACATGAAGCAGTACTTCGATGAGCACATGAAGACCCACACAG GGGAGAAGCCGTACATCTGTGAGATCTGTGGCAAGAGCTTCACCAGCCGCCCGAACATGAAGCGGCACCGGCGCACACACACTGGCGAGAAGCCGTACCCCTGCGACGTCTGCGGCCAGCGCTTCCGCTTCTCCAACATGCTCAAGGCGCACAAGGAGAAATGCTTCCGCGTCAGTCACCCCCTGGCCGGCGACGGCCCCCCTTCCGGCCCCGGCCTGGCCCCGGCCCAGCCTCCCACGCACACGCTGCCCCTGCTCCCGGGGCTGTCCCAGACCCTGCCTCCCCCGCCTCACCTGCCGCCCCCCCCTCCACTCTTCTCTACCACTGCCACTCCCGGCGGGAGGATGAGCGCCAACAACTGA
- the ZBTB47 gene encoding zinc finger and BTB domain-containing protein 47 isoform X2, with protein MGRLNEQRLFQPDLCDVDLVLVPQRSVFPAHKGVLAAYSQFFHSLFTQNKQLQRVELSLEALAPGGLQQILNFIYTSKLLVNAANVHEVLSAASLLQMADIAASCQELLDARSLGPPGPSAVALAPPATGGCTPAAPPYYCDIKQEADAPGLPKIYAREGPDPYSVRVEDGAGTAGGPVPATIGPAQPFFKEEKEGGAEEAGGPPGSLCKLEGGEGLEEELGGSGTYSHREQSQIIVEVNLNNQTLHVSTGPEGKPGSTTGPATMVLGREDGLQRHSEDEEEEEEEEEEEEEEEEEEGGGSGGEEEEEEEEEGGSQGEEEEEEEEGHSEPEEEEDEEEEGHSEQDQESSEEEEEEEEGGDTGSRQGPAGRRGSRAEPPPHSRMATRSRENARRRGPPEPEEARPRGGKRPKPAPGGAPAAARGPQATDGLGAKVKLEEKQHHPCQKCPRVFNNRWYLEKHMNVTHSRMQICDQCGKRFLLESELLLHRQTDCERNIQCVTCGKAFKKLWSLHEHNKIVHGYAEKKFSCEICEKKFYTMAHVRKHMVAHTKDMPFTCETCGKSFKRSMSLKVHSLQHSGEKPFRCENCNERFQYKYQLRSHMSIHIGHKQFMCQWCGKDFNMKQYFDEHMKTHTGEKPYICEICGKSFTSRPNMKRHRRTHTGEKPYPCDVCGQRFRFSNMLKAHKEKCFRVSHPLAGDGPPSGPGLAPAQPPTHTLPLLPGLSQTLPPPPHLPPPPPLFSTTATPGGRMSANN; from the exons ATGGGCCGCCTGAACGAGCAGCGCCTCTTCCAGCCCGACCTCTGCGACGTGGACCTGGTGCTGGTCCCCCAGCGCAGCGTCTTCCCGGCACACAAGGGCGTGCTGGCGGCCTACAGCCAGTTCTTCCACTCGCTCTTCACCCAGAACAAGCAGCTGCAGCGCGTGGAGCTGTCCCTGGAGGCGCTGGCCCCCGGCGGCCTGCAGCAGATCCTCAACTTTATCTACACATCCAAGCTGCTGGTCAACGCCGCCAACGTGCACGAGGTGCTCAGCGCCGCCTCGTTGCTGCAGATGGCCGACATCGCCGCGTCCTGCCAGGAGCTGCTGGACGCCCGCTCCCTGGGTCCCCCGGGCCCCAGCGCCGTGGCCCTGGCCCCGCCGGCCACTGGGGGCTGCACCCCGGCTGCACCCCCCTACTACTGCGACATCAAGCAGGAGGCAGACGCCCCGGGCCTGCCCAAGATCTATGCTCGTGAGGGCCCCGACCCCTACTCCGTGCGTGTTGAGGACGGGGCTGGGACTGCGGGGGGCCCGGTGCCAGCCACTATCGGGCCAGCTCAGCCCTTCttcaaggaggagaaggagggtggTGCCGAGGAGGCTGGTGGGCCCCCAGGCAGCCTCTGCAAgctggagggcggggaggggctggaggaagagcTTGGGGGTTCTGGCACCTACAGCCACCGGGAGCAGTCCCAGATCATCGTGGAGGTGAACCTCAACAACCAGACTCTGCACGTGTCTACGGGGCCTGAGGGCAAGCCCGGCTCCACCACAGGCCCGGCCACCATGGTGCTGGGCCGGGAGGACGGGCTGCAGAGACACTcagaggacgaggaggaggaagaggaggaggaggaggaggaggaagaagaggaggaggaggagggtggtggcagtggaggggaggaagaggaagaggaagaagaggagggtggcagtcagggagaggaagaagaagaggaggaggaagggcacagtgagccagaggaggaagaggatgaggaagaggaagggcacAGTGAGCAGGATCAAGAGagctcagaggaggaggaagaggaggaagaagggggcgacacaggaagcaggcaggggccggcggggcggcggggcagcagggcagagccccctccccacagccgcATGGCCACACGGTCTCGAGAGAACGCCCGACGCCGAGGCCCCCCTGAGCCCGAGGAGGCCAGGCCTCGGGGTGGGAAGAGGCCCAAGCCTGCTCCAGGGGGAGCCCCTGCAGCGGCCCGAGGGCCACAGGCCACTGATGGGCTGGGGGCCAAGGTGAAGCTGGAAGAGAAGCAGCACCACCCGTGTCAGAAGTGCCCTCGAGTCTTCAACAACCGTTGGTACCTGGAGAAGCACATGAACGTGACCCACAGCCGCATGCAGATCTGTGACCAGTGTGGCAAGCGCTTCCTGCTGGAGAGCGAGCTGCTACTGCACCGGCAGACAGACTGTGAGCGCAACATCCAG TGTGTGACGTGTGGCAAAGCTTTTAAAAAGCTCTGGTCTCTCCACGAGCACAACAAGATCGTGCATGGCTATGCAGAGAAGAAGTTCTCATGTGAGATCTGCGAGAAGAAATTCTACACCATGGCCCATGTGCGCAAGCACATGGTTG CCCACACCAAGGACATGCCCTTCACCTGCGAGACCTGTGGGAAGTCCTTCAAACGAAGCATGTCTCTCAAAGTGCACTCACTGCAGCACTCTGGGGAGAAACCCTTCCGGTGCGAG AACTGCAATGAGCGCTTCCAGTACAAGTACCAGCTGCGCTCCCACATGAGCATCCACATCGGCCACAAGCAGTTCATGTGCCAGTGGTGCGGCAAGGACTTCAACATGAAGCAGTACTTCGATGAGCACATGAAGACCCACACAG GGGAGAAGCCGTACATCTGTGAGATCTGTGGCAAGAGCTTCACCAGCCGCCCGAACATGAAGCGGCACCGGCGCACACACACTGGCGAGAAGCCGTACCCCTGCGACGTCTGCGGCCAGCGCTTCCGCTTCTCCAACATGCTCAAGGCGCACAAGGAGAAATGCTTCCGCGTCAGTCACCCCCTGGCCGGCGACGGCCCCCCTTCCGGCCCCGGCCTGGCCCCGGCCCAGCCTCCCACGCACACGCTGCCCCTGCTCCCGGGGCTGTCCCAGACCCTGCCTCCCCCGCCTCACCTGCCGCCCCCCCCTCCACTCTTCTCTACCACTGCCACTCCCGGCGGGAGGATGAGCGCCAACAACTGA